One segment of Primulina tabacum isolate GXHZ01 chromosome 14, ASM2559414v2, whole genome shotgun sequence DNA contains the following:
- the LOC142524946 gene encoding uncharacterized protein LOC142524946 isoform X1 → METVPPNSERFSTTQLTATTHTTAAWLVFGLVIGCRRPVRLEEVASKCLFLHDTPHYIQFLCSIPNSPLRLTAERLVTFSKAGFVAITQFFTNSDMISVYLDSPEFIPQSLKVVGSNELVETYYRKRKRMRPDVESFSVMKRRIFKDFSEEPDSERSEYVMPSRFQNVRTQEYLLNGELTRSTMRRSNISSIFTLECQEHTKIIPTTPVSNSISGQLGHETENNGHGNQGMGDNFFNWNGFGFTHPDYEFCGRIPLPLKHSVIEQIMKSMTPPRFSHTQRILGIPNVSQLCKIDSVNPLCSTYVCSSSQSEVAQQMTDSRAKREAVVEDCASTDFNEKGKELLLIDSGRCRVRNEILQLHKYEPGCKNVAETNYVALLLDKSSTVALKCEDDMLKSEKKNAPSSRKKTTSQTMENRKNIDRHTEPQNMKTEKKPIPAKKKMKSTVDQNMNINLRIETVTENRGRSFNSISKLAPQNGTENKPFPKFKSFIIKEEEGSGGYGTVYKGIRKSDGVAFAIKCPHVNANRNHVYNELKMLERLGGKNFVIKYEGSLKNGNSDCLVLEHVEHDRPELLKKEIDVFQLQWYGYCMFRALAGLHVQGIVHRDVKPGNFLFSRKVNKGYLIDFNLALDLHKKYGFAANSKAGHGIKIDHISFSQTKSLPAKNRNFPNKFPETISQNAGKGMKPLLPPINLKKNIGQAKDPTSTKTQSAERLREPIPNQGRKELINLVHEALQGENNESVNAPAPTSKRKRVAAAPANLDSRFFYPTPMPLHASEMVIGGAELLKNKGERKHKREGPCVGTKGFRAPEVLLRSLHQGPKVDIWSAGVTLLYLMIGRAPFVGDPDQNIKEIAQLRGSEALWEVAKLHNQESSFSTDLHDIKYLSPVKLQDWCVQNTRRPQFLEKIPKSLLDLVDKCLTVNPRLRISAEEAIKHEFFAPCHEAVRKHRLRRQGVTLSSHVTTMSGT, encoded by the exons ATGGAGACCGTCCCGCCGAATTCTGAACGATTCAGCACCACTCAACTCACCGCCACAACCCACACCACCGCCGCGTGGCTCGTATTCGGTCTTGTGATCGGCTGTCGCCGCCCAGTGCGGTTGGAAGAAGTGGCTTCCAAATGCTTGTTCCTCCATGATACACCTCATTACATACAGTTTCTCTGCTCGATTCCTAATTCTCCTCTTCGTTTAACTGCTGAACGACTCGTGACATTTTCTAAAGCTGGATTCGTTGCTATCACTCAGTTTTTTACTAATTCAGATATGATATCTGTATATCTTGATTCACCCGAGTTCATCCCCCAGTCGCTGAAAGTAGTTGGTTCAAATGAATTAGTGGAGACTTATTATAGGAAAAGGAAGAGAATGAGACCGGATGTTGAGAGTTTCTCAGTGATGAAAAGGAGaatattcaaggattttagcg AGGAGCCGGATTCAGAACGAAGTGAGTATGTGATGCCCAGCAGATTTCAGAATGTTCGTACTCAA GAGTATTTACTTAATGGAGAATTGACCAGAAGCACAATGAGACGGTCCAATATCTCGTCAATCTTTACATTGGAGTGCCAGGAACATACAAAAATTATACCCACAACACCCGTGTCAAATTCCATTTCCGGACAACTAGGACATGAAACTGAAAATAATGGACATGGAAATCAGGGCATGGGTGATAATTTTTTCAACTGGAATGGTTTTGGATTCACACATCCTGACTATGAGTTTTGTGGTAGAATCCCACTTCCGCTCAAACACTCAGTGATAGAACAGATAATGAAATCCATGACTCCTCCAAGGTTCTCACATACACAACGAATTTTGGGCATTCCAAATGTGAGCCAACTTTGTAAAATTGATTCTGTAAATCCTCTTTGTAGTACCTATGTTTGTTCTTCATCTCAGTCGGAAGTAGCTCAGCAGATGACAGATTCACGAGCAAAAAGAGAAGCTGTTGTTGAAGATTGTGCTTCCACAGATTTCAATGAGAAAGGGAAGGAACTATTATTAATAGATTCCGGTAGATGCAGAGTCCGTAACGAAATCCTGCAACTCCATAAATATGAACCTGGATGCAAAAATGTGGCAGAAACCAATTACGTGGCACTTCTTCTGGACAAATCAAGTACAGTAGCTCTAAAGTGTGAGGATGACATGCTGAAATCTGAGAAAAAGAACGCACCAAGTTCTAGAAAAAAAACTACCAGCCAGACTATGGAGAATCGCAAGAACATTGATCGTCATACAGAGCCACAGAACATGAAAACAGAGAAGAAGCCAATCCCAGccaagaaaaaaatgaaaagcaCGGTTGACCAAAACATGaatattaatttgagaattGAAACAGTCACAGAGAACAGGGGAAGGTCTTTCAACTCCATCAGTAAGCTGGCACCTCAG AATGGCACCGAGAACAAACCATTTCCCAAATTCAAATCCTTTATTATAAAAGAAGAAGAGGGGTCAG GAGGTTATGGCACAGTTTACAAGGGAATAAGAAAATCTGATGGGGTTGCTTTTGCCATCAAAT GTCCTCATGTTAATGCTAACAGAAATCATGTGTACAATGAGTTAAAAATGCTGGAGAGATTAGG GGGTAAAAACTTTGTGATAAAATATGAAGGTTCATTGAAGAATGGGAATTCAGATTGCCTTGTGTTGGAGCATGTTGAGCATGATAGACCTGAG CTGTTGAAGAAAGAAATAGATGTCTTTCAGCTACAATGGTATGGTTATTGCATGTTCAGAGCCCTGGCTGGTTTACATGTTCAA GGCATTGTTCACCGAGATGTTAAACCTGGAAACTTTCTTTTCTCCCGCAAGGTCAATAAAGGTTACCTTATTGATTTCAATCTTGCCTTG GATTTGCACAAGAAATATGGGTTCGCTG CTAATTCAAAGGCGGGGCATGGTATAAAGATTGATCATATTTCTTTTTCCCAAACAAAGTCCCTACCCGCGAAAAATAGGAATTTCCCCAACAAATTTCCTGAAACCATCAGCCAGAATGCAGGAAAAGGCATGAAGCCGCTGCTACCACCCATCAATCTGAAAAAGAATATTGGCCAAGCAAAA GATCCGACGAGCACAAAAACCCAATCAGCAGAAAGGTTGAGAGAACCCATTCCAAACCAAGGTAGGAAAGAGTTGATAAATCTTGTGCACGAAGCCTTGCAGGGTGAAAATAATGAATCAGTAAATGCTCCCGCTCCCACATCTAAGCGCAAAAGAGTTGCTGCTGCTCCTGCAAATTTAGATAGCAGATTCTTTTATCCGACTCCAATGCCTCTGCATGCCTCTGAAATGGTGATTGGTGGAGCTGAATTACTAAAAAATAAAG GTGAGAGAAAGCACAAACGAGAAGGTCCATGTGTGGGAACTAAAGGTTTTCGAGCTCCAGAG GTGCTGCTTAGATCTCTGCATCAAGGTCCTAAAGTAGATATTTGGTCTGCTGGAGTAACCTTACTCTACCTGATGATTGGACGAGCACCTTTCGTTGGCGACCCTGACCA GAATATAAAAGAGATAGCACAATTAAGGGGCAGTGAAGCTCTCTGGGAAGTAGCCAAGCTACACAATCAGGAGTCATCATTCTCTACG GATTTACATGACATAAAATATCTGTCGCCCGTAAAGCTTCAAGATTGGTGTGTACAAAATACACGCAGACCACAATTCCTCGAAAAAATACCCAAATCGCTTTTAGATTTGGTGGATAAATGTTTAACAGTTAATCCTCGGTTGAGGATCAGTGCAGAGGAAGCGATCAAGCATGAGTTTTTCGCGCCATGCCATGAGGCTGTTAGAAAGCATAGGCTGCGTAGACAAGGCGTAACTCTCAGTTCTCATGTAACAACAATGTCAGGCACATGA
- the LOC142524946 gene encoding uncharacterized protein LOC142524946 isoform X2: protein METVPPNSERFSTTQLTATTHTTAAWLVFGLVIGCRRPVRLEEVASKCLFLHDTPHYIQFLCSIPNSPLRLTAERLVTFSKAGFVAITQFFTNSDMISVYLDSPEFIPQSLKVVGSNELVETYYRKRKRMRPDVESFSVMKRRIFKDFSEEPDSERSEYVMPSRFQNVRTQEYLLNGELTRSTMRRSNISSIFTLECQEHTKIIPTTPVSNSISGQLGHETENNGHGNQGMGDNFFNWNGFGFTHPDYEFCGRIPLPLKHSVIEQIMKSMTPPSTYVCSSSQSEVAQQMTDSRAKREAVVEDCASTDFNEKGKELLLIDSGRCRVRNEILQLHKYEPGCKNVAETNYVALLLDKSSTVALKCEDDMLKSEKKNAPSSRKKTTSQTMENRKNIDRHTEPQNMKTEKKPIPAKKKMKSTVDQNMNINLRIETVTENRGRSFNSISKLAPQNGTENKPFPKFKSFIIKEEEGSGGYGTVYKGIRKSDGVAFAIKCPHVNANRNHVYNELKMLERLGGKNFVIKYEGSLKNGNSDCLVLEHVEHDRPELLKKEIDVFQLQWYGYCMFRALAGLHVQGIVHRDVKPGNFLFSRKVNKGYLIDFNLALDLHKKYGFAANSKAGHGIKIDHISFSQTKSLPAKNRNFPNKFPETISQNAGKGMKPLLPPINLKKNIGQAKDPTSTKTQSAERLREPIPNQGRKELINLVHEALQGENNESVNAPAPTSKRKRVAAAPANLDSRFFYPTPMPLHASEMVIGGAELLKNKGERKHKREGPCVGTKGFRAPEVLLRSLHQGPKVDIWSAGVTLLYLMIGRAPFVGDPDQNIKEIAQLRGSEALWEVAKLHNQESSFSTDLHDIKYLSPVKLQDWCVQNTRRPQFLEKIPKSLLDLVDKCLTVNPRLRISAEEAIKHEFFAPCHEAVRKHRLRRQGVTLSSHVTTMSGT from the exons ATGGAGACCGTCCCGCCGAATTCTGAACGATTCAGCACCACTCAACTCACCGCCACAACCCACACCACCGCCGCGTGGCTCGTATTCGGTCTTGTGATCGGCTGTCGCCGCCCAGTGCGGTTGGAAGAAGTGGCTTCCAAATGCTTGTTCCTCCATGATACACCTCATTACATACAGTTTCTCTGCTCGATTCCTAATTCTCCTCTTCGTTTAACTGCTGAACGACTCGTGACATTTTCTAAAGCTGGATTCGTTGCTATCACTCAGTTTTTTACTAATTCAGATATGATATCTGTATATCTTGATTCACCCGAGTTCATCCCCCAGTCGCTGAAAGTAGTTGGTTCAAATGAATTAGTGGAGACTTATTATAGGAAAAGGAAGAGAATGAGACCGGATGTTGAGAGTTTCTCAGTGATGAAAAGGAGaatattcaaggattttagcg AGGAGCCGGATTCAGAACGAAGTGAGTATGTGATGCCCAGCAGATTTCAGAATGTTCGTACTCAA GAGTATTTACTTAATGGAGAATTGACCAGAAGCACAATGAGACGGTCCAATATCTCGTCAATCTTTACATTGGAGTGCCAGGAACATACAAAAATTATACCCACAACACCCGTGTCAAATTCCATTTCCGGACAACTAGGACATGAAACTGAAAATAATGGACATGGAAATCAGGGCATGGGTGATAATTTTTTCAACTGGAATGGTTTTGGATTCACACATCCTGACTATGAGTTTTGTGGTAGAATCCCACTTCCGCTCAAACACTCAGTGATAGAACAGATAATGAAATCCATGACTCCTCCAAG TACCTATGTTTGTTCTTCATCTCAGTCGGAAGTAGCTCAGCAGATGACAGATTCACGAGCAAAAAGAGAAGCTGTTGTTGAAGATTGTGCTTCCACAGATTTCAATGAGAAAGGGAAGGAACTATTATTAATAGATTCCGGTAGATGCAGAGTCCGTAACGAAATCCTGCAACTCCATAAATATGAACCTGGATGCAAAAATGTGGCAGAAACCAATTACGTGGCACTTCTTCTGGACAAATCAAGTACAGTAGCTCTAAAGTGTGAGGATGACATGCTGAAATCTGAGAAAAAGAACGCACCAAGTTCTAGAAAAAAAACTACCAGCCAGACTATGGAGAATCGCAAGAACATTGATCGTCATACAGAGCCACAGAACATGAAAACAGAGAAGAAGCCAATCCCAGccaagaaaaaaatgaaaagcaCGGTTGACCAAAACATGaatattaatttgagaattGAAACAGTCACAGAGAACAGGGGAAGGTCTTTCAACTCCATCAGTAAGCTGGCACCTCAG AATGGCACCGAGAACAAACCATTTCCCAAATTCAAATCCTTTATTATAAAAGAAGAAGAGGGGTCAG GAGGTTATGGCACAGTTTACAAGGGAATAAGAAAATCTGATGGGGTTGCTTTTGCCATCAAAT GTCCTCATGTTAATGCTAACAGAAATCATGTGTACAATGAGTTAAAAATGCTGGAGAGATTAGG GGGTAAAAACTTTGTGATAAAATATGAAGGTTCATTGAAGAATGGGAATTCAGATTGCCTTGTGTTGGAGCATGTTGAGCATGATAGACCTGAG CTGTTGAAGAAAGAAATAGATGTCTTTCAGCTACAATGGTATGGTTATTGCATGTTCAGAGCCCTGGCTGGTTTACATGTTCAA GGCATTGTTCACCGAGATGTTAAACCTGGAAACTTTCTTTTCTCCCGCAAGGTCAATAAAGGTTACCTTATTGATTTCAATCTTGCCTTG GATTTGCACAAGAAATATGGGTTCGCTG CTAATTCAAAGGCGGGGCATGGTATAAAGATTGATCATATTTCTTTTTCCCAAACAAAGTCCCTACCCGCGAAAAATAGGAATTTCCCCAACAAATTTCCTGAAACCATCAGCCAGAATGCAGGAAAAGGCATGAAGCCGCTGCTACCACCCATCAATCTGAAAAAGAATATTGGCCAAGCAAAA GATCCGACGAGCACAAAAACCCAATCAGCAGAAAGGTTGAGAGAACCCATTCCAAACCAAGGTAGGAAAGAGTTGATAAATCTTGTGCACGAAGCCTTGCAGGGTGAAAATAATGAATCAGTAAATGCTCCCGCTCCCACATCTAAGCGCAAAAGAGTTGCTGCTGCTCCTGCAAATTTAGATAGCAGATTCTTTTATCCGACTCCAATGCCTCTGCATGCCTCTGAAATGGTGATTGGTGGAGCTGAATTACTAAAAAATAAAG GTGAGAGAAAGCACAAACGAGAAGGTCCATGTGTGGGAACTAAAGGTTTTCGAGCTCCAGAG GTGCTGCTTAGATCTCTGCATCAAGGTCCTAAAGTAGATATTTGGTCTGCTGGAGTAACCTTACTCTACCTGATGATTGGACGAGCACCTTTCGTTGGCGACCCTGACCA GAATATAAAAGAGATAGCACAATTAAGGGGCAGTGAAGCTCTCTGGGAAGTAGCCAAGCTACACAATCAGGAGTCATCATTCTCTACG GATTTACATGACATAAAATATCTGTCGCCCGTAAAGCTTCAAGATTGGTGTGTACAAAATACACGCAGACCACAATTCCTCGAAAAAATACCCAAATCGCTTTTAGATTTGGTGGATAAATGTTTAACAGTTAATCCTCGGTTGAGGATCAGTGCAGAGGAAGCGATCAAGCATGAGTTTTTCGCGCCATGCCATGAGGCTGTTAGAAAGCATAGGCTGCGTAGACAAGGCGTAACTCTCAGTTCTCATGTAACAACAATGTCAGGCACATGA